TGGCGCAGTGGATACCCGCGTTGATTGCCGTGGGCCTGGTCGCGCTGGCGAATCTCGCGGCGGTGCGGCTGTATGGCGAAATCGAATTCTGGTTCGCGATGATTAAAGTCACCACTATTATCGTCATGATCGTAGTCGGGCTTGGCGTGATTTTCTTTGGTTTCGGCAACGGCGGCCATGCCATTGGCTTTGGCAATCTTACCTCGCACGGCGGTTTCTTTGCGGGCGGCTGGAAGGGCTTCCTGACGGCGCTCTGTATCGTTGTGGCGTCCTATCAGGGCGTTGAGCTGATTGGCATTACCGCGGGCGAAGCGAAAAACCCGCAGGTGACGCTGCGCAGCGCGGTCGGTAAAGTGCTGTGGCGCATCCTGATTTTCTACGTGGGCGCGATCTTCGTTATCGTGACTATCTTCCCGTGGGATGAAATCGGCAGCAACGGCAGCCCGTTTGTGCTGACTTTCGCGAAAATCGGGATCACCGCAGCGGCAGGCATTATCAACTTCGTGGTGCTGACCGCGGCGCTCTCCGGGTGCAACAGCGGCATGTACAGCTGCGGGCGTATGCTCTATGCGCTGGCGAATAACCGTCAGTTACCGGCGGCGATGGGGAAAGTCTCACGCAACGGCGTACCGGTGGCGGGTGTGGCGGTCTCGATTGTGATTCTGCTGGTGGGCTCGTGCCTCAATTACATTATCCCGAATCCGCAGCGCGTATTCGTTTATGTCTACAGCGCCAGCGTGCTGCCGGGCATGGTGCCGTGGTTTGTTATCCTGATTAGCCAGTTGCGCTTCCGTCAGACGCACCAGGCGGCGATTGCCGCGCATCCGTTCCGCTCCGTGCTGTTCCCGTGGGCGAATTACCTGACGATGGCGTTTCTGGTCTGCGTGCTGGTGGGCATGGGATTCAATGACGATACGCGTATGTCACTCATTGTCGGCGCGATTTTCCTGGCGCTGGTGAGCGTTATTTATAAGCTTTTCGGGTTCGATCGGTACGGTTCGACCCCTAAAGTGGATGGATAACCACCAGAATGCGCAAAGCATAACCAAACGCGCATTTTCTTCAAAAAAAGCACTAGACAGCAGGGCGCGAAGTCCGTAGTATCCCCACCCGCAACGGCGCTACGCGCCCGTAGCTCAGCTGGATAGAGCGCTGCCCTCCGGAGGCAGAGGTCTCAGGTTCGAATCCTGTCGGGCGCGCCATTTAACCGGCGCTTGAGCTGCGGTGGTTTGAATACCGCGTGAAAGAATACAGTGGTGGCTATAGCTCAGTTGGTAGAGCCCTGGATTGTGATTCCAGTTGTCGTGGGTTCGAGTCCCATTAGCCACCCCATTATTTAAGAGTTTGTGGCGATGCGAAGGTGGCGGAATTGGTAGACGCGCTAGCTTCAGGTGTTAGTGTCCTTCGGACGTGGGGGTTCAAGTCCCCCCCCTCGCACCACTACTTGATTGAACAAAAAAGTCAAAAAGCAGTATACGGCGAGTAGCGCAGCTTGGTAGCGCAACTGGTTTGGGACCAGTGGGTCGGAGGTTCGAATCCTCTCTCGCCGACCACTTTTGAACCTCGCTTCGGCGAGGTTTTTTGTTTTCTGCCGTCTGACGTTTCACCTCTGCGTTTTATTTCTCCTTCTGTTTTTATTTTTCTTCAACCTTTCTCATTGTCTGTTTCATATCTCTCACCGTAATCCCGATCACAAAGTTCGTTTATCCTGGTTAATCTGTTTCTTTACTAATCATCAATGCCACCTCCCGGTACGAGCGGAAAAGGGAGCCTGACGCTAAACCTCGATAACGCGCTGAACCTGAAAGACGAGCCGCACGAACCGCTACGCATTACGGGCGATAACGGCAGCGAGGTGAAGCTGCTCAATACGCCGGAAGGCATCTGGTCGGTAAGCGGTTTCGAGACGCCCGGCGGCCAGGTGTTTGACGTTTATCACAACAGCGCGCTCGGGGCCGCTAACACGCTTGGCGACCTGCTGATTCAGGAAAATATTCAGGTGAAACTGATGTAGCGGGCGGGTGACGGGGTTTAGCGACACCTGGCGTTATACCTGTCGCTCACAGGAGACATATAAGTTTTTAATATGTTTAGAAAAAATGCCAGGTCTGCAAACCCTGTCGCCATTTGATGACACCTGATGGCGGCGCCTGCTTGGGAGACCAACATACAGCCTCGGTCACAGTGGCGATGAAACAAGGGGTTAGCTATTGCAGACAAACGCTGCATACCTGGCACGATAAATGCTACAATAACCGTGTAGATGCTCATTCCATCTCTTATGTTCGCTTCGGCTTCATAAACCTAGGAATGACGCAGAGCCGTTTACGGTGCTTATCGTCCACAGACAGATGTCGCTTCGGCCTCATCAAACACCATGGACATAACGTTGAGTGAAGCACCACATTTGTTGTCAAACAGACCTGTTTTGATACCTGCCCTCGGGCAGGTATTTTTTTGCCTGTAGATCATCTTTCGCGGCGTGGCGGTGTTGGCTGCGCGCGCTTACCCCGGTCACTTACTGATGTAAGCTCCCGGGGATTCGCTTACTTGCCGCCTTGCCACACCACGAAATCTGACCCACAGGCCGAAGGGGCTTTCGCGCCGTGGTTGCCCTGGCTGCGCGCGCTCACCCCGGTCACTTACTGAGGTAAGCTCCCGGAGATTTGCTTACTTGCCGCCTTGCCACACCACGAAATCTGATCCACAGGCCGAAGGGGCTTTCGCGCCGTGGCTGCCCTGGCTGCGCGCGCTCACCCCGGTCACTTACTGATGTAAGCTCCCGGGGATTTGCTTGCTGCACAACAACATCTCTCAAACCGCAGAGACAAAAAAGTGCCGGTGTCAAGTCTTCGGCTCAAATCAAGAAGGGCTTGAAACCGTATATGGGATAGTAGGTTAGCTACTTTCGGGGCCGCTTTGAAGAAGAGCGGCGTCGTCGGCTAGGAGCGACATAGGAGCTTTGGGAGAGAAAGCCGCATCGCACTGTGTAGTGCTCGATTGCCGAGGAACGGCGGGCCTGTCGCATCATCATAGCCCAACAGGCTCGGCGGCATCCAGAATGAAGAACGCGCAGCCTGGGCTGCGCGTTCGATGGATGCCGTTGAATAGTATGCGGTGCAATCATGGCGGCTTCGGTGGTGCGCTGCGGGTCGCCGTGCCCTTCCTGAATCCTCGATCGCCCGCCATGAACGCTTCCAGCATATGCGGGATCAGCGTCGCCGCATCGACTGCCTCGCCATACGCCTGCGCGTGTAGCGCGGCGTAGCGGTCGAGGTCGGCTTTTAAACTGGTCGGGCAAACGAAAGTCAGCTTGGTGCTCTCGGTCTTCGGCAGCGGGCCAAGCCGCAGCTTCTTGGTCGTGCTCATCGTGAAGTCCCCCGGTTGAAGAACAGCGGTTGGTACGGCCGCAGCACCAGATCCCGGTTGACGATGATGCGAACCGGCAGGCCCGGTCGTTGCGTCAAGGTCGGCTGAATGTTGAGGTTGCGCCGGGTCATCTCCTGGCCGACCTGATTGATGCTGTCTTGCGCGCTGTCGCGCCCAGCGATGATGACGCGATCACCATCCTGCCGGTTCTCCGGCGCGGCCAGCTCGGCACCGACGCCCAGCAGCGTGGTGAGTGCCGCACCGGCAAAGATGCGGCCCCAGTGGTAGTCCACATCGTCCTCCAGCCCGGCATAGCCGGCTGGGTCGGTGCCGGCCAGGTTGTCGAGCGTGAGCGAAGACGTGTCCGGCAGGATGATCCGGTTCCAGACGACTTGAACGCGGCTCTGCCCGTAGCTGACCTGGCTGTTGTATTTGCCCAGGATGCG
This DNA window, taken from Cronobacter universalis NCTC 9529, encodes the following:
- the thrP gene encoding bifunctional threonine/serine APC transporter ThrP, yielding MAENKPELQRGLEARHIELIALGGTIGVGLFMGAASTLKWAGPSVLLAYIIAGLFVFFIMRSMGEMLFLEPVTGSFAVYAHRYMSPFFGYLTAWSYWFMWMAVGISEITAIGVYVQFWFPEMAQWIPALIAVGLVALANLAAVRLYGEIEFWFAMIKVTTIIVMIVVGLGVIFFGFGNGGHAIGFGNLTSHGGFFAGGWKGFLTALCIVVASYQGVELIGITAGEAKNPQVTLRSAVGKVLWRILIFYVGAIFVIVTIFPWDEIGSNGSPFVLTFAKIGITAAAGIINFVVLTAALSGCNSGMYSCGRMLYALANNRQLPAAMGKVSRNGVPVAGVAVSIVILLVGSCLNYIIPNPQRVFVYVYSASVLPGMVPWFVILISQLRFRQTHQAAIAAHPFRSVLFPWANYLTMAFLVCVLVGMGFNDDTRMSLIVGAIFLALVSVIYKLFGFDRYGSTPKVDG
- a CDS encoding DUF2274 domain-containing protein, giving the protein MSTTKKLRLGPLPKTESTKLTFVCPTSLKADLDRYAALHAQAYGEAVDAATLIPHMLEAFMAGDRGFRKGTATRSAPPKPP